The proteins below come from a single Erysipelothrix piscisicarius genomic window:
- a CDS encoding helix-turn-helix domain-containing protein produces MKQLVSYKTQRLLLIMEALTYSKSIYISEIQNINQCSRTTIYDDIDFLINEWGSYLELTTDKTQLSMRNYAMCDLIDFKTDLLQSEFSINLLIHIFLNPYCTLYDLVDSLQYSESYIRKQISEINMYLTVYNSQIFYDPKTRKYALITYNSFTFCFLIAEILILMDMPDVLPKIEIFIDAKFWNQFNEADIFLSAHSTEILQCALNVCNLRINQKFYSMERLSHDYQTAKEMLILSNFLDETREYFDAHITKFLKENGFILSKLKLKELLDLYTIIVIKAYLFPEKIDRFSNRFDLFYQKFKRNNPYFAGIFEQYLDNFQIKFKINVREYAGEIMFELYSHVHDLRKYPILKIGIYSDLGINHNQSLLLGIRKHFTVQNLQIYNPYDHYDIVVTTSTAHVSQFHNFDELITVSDLLGQYDFMEIYNAIYRKIDLVAP; encoded by the coding sequence AAGTTATAAAACACAACGTTTGTTGCTGATAATGGAAGCTTTAACCTATTCGAAGTCGATTTATATCTCCGAGATTCAAAACATAAATCAATGCAGCCGTACTACCATATACGATGATATTGATTTTTTAATTAATGAATGGGGATCTTATCTTGAACTAACAACCGATAAGACTCAGCTCTCGATGCGTAATTATGCGATGTGTGATTTAATTGATTTTAAGACCGACTTACTCCAGTCTGAGTTTTCCATTAACCTACTTATTCATATTTTTTTAAATCCTTACTGTACCTTATACGATCTTGTAGATTCGCTTCAATATAGCGAATCCTATATTCGCAAACAAATATCAGAAATCAATATGTATCTTACGGTCTACAACAGTCAAATTTTCTATGATCCGAAAACGCGAAAATATGCACTGATTACCTATAATTCATTTACATTTTGTTTTCTCATAGCGGAAATATTAATTCTTATGGATATGCCTGATGTGCTGCCAAAGATTGAAATCTTTATTGATGCGAAATTTTGGAATCAGTTTAACGAAGCGGATATTTTCTTATCCGCTCATTCCACCGAAATACTCCAATGTGCACTTAATGTCTGTAACCTTCGCATCAACCAGAAATTTTACTCTATGGAACGTCTCAGTCATGATTATCAAACTGCCAAAGAAATGTTGATTCTTTCAAATTTTCTCGATGAAACACGAGAATACTTTGATGCCCATATTACAAAATTTTTAAAAGAAAATGGATTTATTTTAAGCAAACTAAAACTGAAAGAGTTGTTGGATTTATATACGATTATTGTCATTAAAGCGTATCTTTTCCCTGAAAAAATTGATCGATTCTCCAATCGCTTTGATTTATTTTATCAGAAGTTTAAAAGAAACAATCCCTATTTCGCAGGCATCTTTGAACAATACCTCGATAATTTCCAAATCAAGTTTAAAATTAATGTTCGTGAGTATGCTGGTGAAATCATGTTTGAACTTTATTCTCACGTCCATGATTTACGAAAATATCCAATATTAAAAATTGGAATCTATAGTGATTTGGGGATTAATCACAACCAATCTTTACTCCTAGGAATTCGTAAACACTTTACCGTTCAAAACTTACAAATCTATAATCCCTATGATCATTACGATATTGTCGTTACAACATCAACCGCCCATGTCAGTCAATTTCATAATTTTGATGAATTGATTACAGTTTCTGACTTGCTCGGACAATATGATTTTATGGAAATCTATAATGCGATTTATCGAAAAATTGATCTTGTTGCACCATAA
- a CDS encoding MucBP domain-containing protein codes for MKKFITIVFLGVVLSITQFKAIEALDPSVSIIGMTVEDLIEDPTLRKNVVKEAMIKDESTPLTATAINRVTRISPTAEQAASIESLKGIEHFSNITYINLNAAGKSAKLETFPEAVFTLPKLVRLNVQGYKQMLGPIPDRFDEIPLLEDFSVQLTGSDSPKFELPKSLTRLPRLTNLAVGNSFVKGPTNIPNRDVLKEFNVYGLKSETLPENLFEGPKLKDVNLMLNEITNLTDEEYELLQDNLINYKVRDQQKTYNFEQGISQGDLVHLSSDNLYQKLVKHNETTNFKLYKVEGNDSAYISDLVLDDHVDDKGIYIDQSISQIPGQYRAVLNVESGPFKGSHLIFNFEILQTLTREVRFISSKTGVELSDPIRLSGSIGSSQAVLLPSIRGYASTMYGASELMFNDESIHYVSLDPLKVSLTIHYVDVSGKELAQSDVIEGDHHDVIDWNDLNRAGYQSLFDVALLPKTFEVEMEPITLQYQKVDEAVIAKPGDKPSEEIDIPNETEPDSPNQQHDDVVVVDKKTEAVKVDSKKPVKAVRTEDHQETLLPPTGIRLILSQIGIVFIVIGLFIRKKSIASR; via the coding sequence ATGAAAAAGTTCATAACGATTGTATTTTTAGGTGTTGTATTATCAATAACTCAGTTCAAGGCGATTGAAGCCCTTGATCCCTCTGTGTCAATTATTGGCATGACTGTAGAAGATCTGATTGAAGACCCCACATTAAGAAAAAATGTGGTAAAAGAAGCGATGATTAAAGATGAATCGACGCCGTTAACCGCTACTGCGATTAATCGTGTTACACGTATTTCCCCAACAGCTGAACAAGCGGCATCAATCGAATCATTGAAGGGTATCGAACACTTCAGTAATATTACATACATTAATCTCAATGCTGCGGGCAAATCCGCTAAGTTGGAGACGTTCCCGGAAGCGGTATTTACATTACCGAAGTTGGTTAGACTGAATGTTCAAGGGTATAAGCAAATGTTGGGACCCATTCCAGACCGATTTGATGAAATTCCTTTGCTTGAAGATTTTAGTGTTCAGTTAACGGGATCGGATAGTCCAAAATTCGAATTGCCAAAGTCACTGACGCGTCTGCCCCGACTTACAAATCTCGCAGTTGGAAATTCATTTGTTAAGGGGCCTACAAACATTCCAAATCGCGATGTGCTTAAGGAGTTTAATGTATATGGATTGAAGAGCGAGACGCTACCTGAAAATCTTTTTGAGGGTCCAAAATTAAAGGATGTGAATCTAATGCTTAATGAAATCACAAACCTAACGGATGAGGAGTATGAATTACTCCAAGATAACCTCATAAATTATAAGGTTCGAGACCAACAAAAAACATATAATTTTGAACAAGGGATTTCACAAGGGGATTTGGTGCATCTTTCTTCAGATAACCTTTATCAAAAATTAGTAAAGCATAATGAAACAACAAATTTTAAACTCTATAAAGTAGAAGGAAATGATTCGGCGTATATTTCGGATTTAGTGCTTGATGATCATGTGGATGACAAGGGAATTTATATTGATCAATCCATTAGCCAAATTCCTGGGCAATATCGCGCCGTATTGAATGTTGAGTCTGGACCCTTTAAAGGTTCACATTTAATTTTTAATTTTGAAATACTTCAAACACTCACACGAGAAGTTCGATTTATTTCTTCAAAGACTGGAGTGGAACTCAGTGATCCGATTAGGTTATCAGGATCCATTGGATCTTCGCAAGCGGTCCTTCTACCAAGCATTCGTGGCTATGCATCCACAATGTATGGAGCCTCAGAACTTATGTTTAATGATGAATCCATCCATTACGTTTCATTAGATCCGCTTAAAGTATCACTGACAATCCATTATGTTGATGTGTCTGGAAAAGAACTCGCTCAATCGGATGTCATTGAAGGAGATCATCATGATGTGATTGATTGGAATGATCTCAATCGTGCAGGCTATCAGTCATTGTTTGATGTCGCGTTGTTACCGAAAACATTTGAAGTTGAGATGGAACCGATAACGCTTCAATATCAGAAGGTGGACGAAGCAGTGATTGCGAAACCTGGAGACAAACCGTCTGAAGAGATAGACATTCCAAATGAAACAGAACCAGATAGCCCCAACCAACAGCACGACGATGTGGTGGTTGTGGATAAAAAAACCGAAGCGGTTAAGGTTGATTCAAAGAAGCCTGTGAAAGCGGTGCGTACTGAAGATCATCAAGAGACGTTACTGCCACCAACGGGCATACGACTGATTTTAAGTCAGATTGGAATTGTTTTTATTGTAATTGGGCTTTTCATTCGTAAGAAAAGCATTGCATCACGTTAG
- a CDS encoding HXXEE domain-containing protein, which translates to MKFLRRNWDSVGLFFWLVAAITLFFIWNDITVVQRLLLMNFITMTVHQFEEFGFPGGMPILLNVEKMKSENPERYPQNQNSVMIGNMITSYIFYLLPVFFPNHIWFGLGGVLVGLTQVPVHVGVAKMLKSFYAPGNFALLLGHVPI; encoded by the coding sequence ATGAAATTTTTAAGAAGAAATTGGGACTCAGTCGGATTGTTTTTTTGGCTGGTTGCCGCAATAACATTATTCTTTATTTGGAACGATATTACAGTCGTTCAAAGACTCTTGTTAATGAACTTTATTACAATGACTGTTCATCAATTTGAAGAGTTTGGATTCCCAGGGGGAATGCCAATACTTCTTAATGTAGAGAAAATGAAGAGTGAAAATCCAGAACGATATCCACAAAATCAAAACTCTGTGATGATTGGGAATATGATTACATCATATATCTTTTATCTCCTTCCTGTATTTTTCCCAAATCATATTTGGTTTGGCCTTGGAGGAGTTCTTGTTGGATTAACACAAGTTCCTGTTCATGTGGGAGTTGCGAAGATGTTGAAGAGTTTCTATGCACCGGGTAACTTTGCGTTATTACTTGGACATGTTCCAATTTGA
- a CDS encoding TetR/AcrR family transcriptional regulator — protein sequence MDKRFLENKRVRKNIEEALFVLLKRKKFSEITVSDIVNEANVARASYYRNFENKEAVIESYMERQRQEVTEKIHFTDRIDDLFIHEKLTTSLEHYLKQKHYILSLYENGFGTLILEELNRFVEDILGDMPSHSVERYSLYFLSGAMFNMTIQWLKNGALESAHEMSTVYIEFLNGLHLKVIHPESN from the coding sequence ATGGATAAACGATTCTTAGAAAATAAAAGAGTTCGAAAAAATATTGAAGAGGCTCTATTTGTTTTACTTAAACGAAAAAAGTTTTCGGAAATAACCGTATCAGATATTGTGAATGAAGCAAATGTAGCACGTGCTTCTTATTATAGAAATTTCGAAAATAAAGAAGCCGTCATTGAATCTTATATGGAGCGACAACGCCAAGAAGTCACGGAAAAAATTCACTTCACGGATCGTATTGACGATCTATTTATTCACGAAAAGCTAACAACAAGTCTTGAACATTACTTAAAGCAGAAGCATTATATTCTATCTCTTTATGAAAATGGATTCGGGACCCTAATCTTAGAAGAATTAAATCGATTTGTCGAAGACATTTTAGGTGACATGCCAAGTCATTCTGTAGAACGTTATAGTCTCTATTTTTTATCGGGAGCAATGTTTAACATGACCATTCAATGGTTAAAAAATGGCGCTCTTGAATCCGCGCATGAAATGTCTACGGTATATATTGAATTTTTAAATGGTCTTCATTTAAAAGTTATTCATCCTGAAAGCAATTAA
- a CDS encoding choline kinase family protein — protein sequence MAEIITNYMQNIAKTLKCDFDAILNFTPLFGGLTNHSYTFEVDGIKYVYREPGVETDAYINRKSEFYAQLKAKELGLDNSLVFMDQTEGWKISNYIENARYFDYMSEADVKVAIEKVRYLHDANIQGEWEFDLFQKIKDFKQEIGDVGRSHFSDYDDLSERVERIYECVSREGYAKTLCHNDIYTTNILFQDDNFYLIDWEFAMGADPAVDLATFIVCSPYDYPTILKVLDQYAGGTMCAADKHHFIGTFAVTGFYWMNWAIFQEHNGTDVGDFFENYAMYTRLFVEQAEQFYNL from the coding sequence ATGGCAGAAATCATCACGAATTACATGCAAAACATTGCGAAAACTCTAAAATGTGACTTTGACGCAATATTAAATTTCACCCCTCTATTTGGTGGGCTAACCAACCATTCATATACCTTTGAAGTCGATGGTATTAAATATGTTTATCGAGAACCCGGTGTTGAAACCGACGCCTATATAAATCGAAAAAGTGAGTTCTATGCTCAATTGAAAGCGAAAGAACTCGGCTTAGATAACAGTCTTGTATTTATGGATCAAACTGAGGGCTGGAAGATATCGAATTATATTGAAAATGCGCGCTATTTTGATTATATGAGCGAAGCAGATGTTAAGGTTGCGATTGAGAAAGTACGTTACCTTCATGATGCAAACATTCAAGGCGAATGGGAGTTTGATTTATTTCAAAAAATTAAAGACTTTAAGCAAGAAATTGGTGATGTTGGTCGTTCCCATTTCTCGGATTATGATGATTTAAGTGAACGCGTAGAGCGCATTTATGAGTGTGTTTCACGCGAAGGTTATGCAAAGACGCTTTGTCACAATGATATTTACACGACTAATATTCTTTTCCAAGATGATAATTTTTATTTAATAGACTGGGAGTTCGCAATGGGTGCTGATCCAGCTGTTGATCTTGCGACCTTTATTGTTTGTTCACCGTATGATTACCCAACGATTCTAAAGGTTCTTGATCAATATGCAGGTGGAACAATGTGTGCAGCGGACAAACATCATTTTATCGGAACTTTTGCGGTTACAGGATTCTATTGGATGAATTGGGCAATTTTCCAAGAACATAACGGTACAGATGTCGGTGATTTCTTTGAAAATTATGCAATGTACACTCGACTGTTTGTAGAACAAGCAGAACAATTTTATAACCTATAA
- a CDS encoding recombinase family protein, producing MNAFSDEFTEEVVKYIDDGFSAKDLKRREMNMLLQDIQDGLIGKVVIHNLDRLTRSMKDLIVLIELFEKHDVQLYSLKEKIDTKTGN from the coding sequence ATTAATGCTTTTTCGGATGAATTTACGGAAGAGGTAGTCAAGTATATTGATGATGGTTTTTCAGCTAAAGATTTAAAACGTAGAGAAATGAATATGCTGTTACAAGATATTCAAGATGGATTAATTGGTAAGGTTGTAATCCATAATTTAGATCGACTAACAAGAAGTATGAAAGATTTAATCGTATTAATAGAACTTTTTGAAAAACATGATGTGCAATTATACAGTCTTAAAGAAAAAATAGATACTAAGACTGGGAACTAG
- a CDS encoding DUF4314 domain-containing protein codes for MRWDNGSTLNAIYGEDVVRIIGGEQK; via the coding sequence GTGCGATGGGACAACGGTTCAACACTGAACGCCATTTACGGCGAGGATGTGGTGCGCATTATTGGAGGTGAACAAAAATGA
- a CDS encoding N-6 DNA methylase gives MWNFKQVIVYYREQDGKWVESKAWNDLFDNRTREEVIQHREKWQKLLLNVIVHLNSLFIEQVITTVPVLASAESIAEDIAEKFSDELADFYLGLGDRTLEVFIKRWFETELLEFSSKKGTNVSLKEKTKIYSKNILINWINRITFSNFIKDRHNVVNDALNYLLDESRSFDEIAKQFNLATKTSDFYTILHCDNQDVILSDNAQLVIREYASFLEKKQFNNIDQKEFQTTLESIVEVSKRELMGLYTTPKKLASLLVKSSVSNLNSYFIDPCVGSGTIVNVAMSLYENAKGIKKAHNQVWAADKYKMPLQVANISMSSKESLNLPNVIFQKDLLSLSSLKSVKIVNPDDGETVNVNVPAFDFVVSNLPFIRSERIDEAEKDRMKEINEYLKLKNIPILNLKNDWYEFGIIAIERILKDSGVAAVITSNSWLKTKKKKNYIQTLFKLFEVKKIIISGQGRWFQNADVVTTIIILSKSESNNNNVQFIKINKELNSLSSKEIENISDSILIGTIDDNLSAENYTQSEINSFIQNGLSLNVLFNDMSWFKKILPKTVPMKNIFEGKRGVKSTNDGFFYDPDSSYNIEPQYTRELLKTPTSVNGFYARADAKVFFVRKTKEELNKISSGAYNYINRFENQPKTQSQMQLNVWYQYPEPVYGDFVTSLNPDQRLFWSMLSDNIIVNQRLTVFKVIDDDNVDKQLLHALLNSYFGQFMISHRVWKRSRGARYN, from the coding sequence TTGTGGAATTTTAAGCAAGTAATTGTTTATTACCGAGAACAAGATGGAAAATGGGTTGAAAGTAAGGCATGGAATGATTTATTTGATAATCGTACGCGTGAAGAAGTAATTCAACATCGAGAAAAATGGCAAAAACTTCTTCTTAATGTGATTGTACATCTTAATAGTTTGTTTATTGAACAAGTTATTACCACTGTTCCTGTTTTAGCTTCAGCAGAAAGTATAGCTGAAGATATTGCTGAAAAATTTTCAGATGAATTAGCTGACTTTTATTTAGGACTAGGAGATAGGACACTAGAAGTTTTTATCAAAAGGTGGTTTGAAACAGAATTGCTAGAGTTTAGTTCTAAAAAAGGAACCAATGTTAGTTTAAAAGAAAAAACTAAAATTTACTCAAAAAATATATTAATTAATTGGATAAATAGAATTACCTTCAGCAATTTTATTAAGGATAGGCATAATGTTGTCAATGACGCTCTAAATTATTTACTTGACGAGAGTCGTTCGTTTGATGAAATTGCTAAACAATTCAATTTAGCTACTAAGACTTCAGATTTCTATACAATTTTGCACTGCGATAATCAAGATGTTATTTTGTCCGATAATGCCCAATTAGTTATAAGGGAGTATGCTTCATTTTTAGAGAAAAAACAATTTAACAATATAGACCAAAAAGAATTTCAGACAACTTTAGAAAGTATAGTCGAAGTCTCTAAACGAGAATTAATGGGACTATATACAACACCTAAGAAACTCGCTTCTTTGCTGGTTAAATCATCTGTTTCAAATTTAAATTCCTATTTCATTGATCCTTGTGTTGGTTCGGGTACGATTGTTAATGTTGCAATGTCACTATATGAGAATGCCAAAGGAATTAAAAAGGCACACAATCAAGTTTGGGCAGCCGATAAATACAAGATGCCTCTTCAAGTTGCTAATATCTCGATGTCGTCCAAAGAGAGTCTAAATTTACCCAATGTTATATTTCAAAAGGACTTACTTAGTTTATCGTCATTAAAAAGTGTAAAGATAGTCAATCCTGATGACGGCGAAACTGTCAATGTGAATGTTCCAGCGTTTGATTTTGTGGTTTCAAATCTCCCTTTTATAAGAAGCGAACGGATTGATGAAGCAGAAAAAGACAGAATGAAAGAAATTAATGAATATTTAAAACTTAAAAATATACCTATTCTCAACTTAAAGAATGATTGGTACGAGTTTGGAATTATAGCCATAGAAAGAATATTAAAGGATTCGGGTGTGGCTGCTGTAATCACATCAAATTCATGGTTAAAAACCAAAAAGAAAAAAAACTATATCCAGACATTATTTAAATTGTTTGAAGTAAAGAAAATTATTATTTCTGGTCAGGGAAGATGGTTCCAAAATGCTGATGTAGTTACTACGATTATCATATTGAGCAAATCAGAATCTAATAATAATAATGTTCAATTTATAAAAATAAATAAAGAACTGAATTCTTTATCCTCAAAAGAAATAGAGAATATTTCAGATTCAATTCTCATAGGTACTATAGATGATAATCTTAGTGCTGAAAATTATACTCAATCTGAGATTAACTCTTTCATACAAAACGGATTGTCATTAAACGTATTATTTAATGATATGTCTTGGTTCAAGAAAATTTTACCTAAAACAGTACCTATGAAAAATATTTTCGAAGGTAAAAGAGGTGTAAAGTCAACAAATGACGGTTTCTTTTATGATCCTGATTCATCTTATAATATTGAGCCACAGTATACCAGAGAGTTATTAAAGACTCCTACATCCGTAAACGGTTTTTATGCTCGTGCTGATGCTAAGGTTTTCTTCGTTAGAAAAACGAAGGAAGAATTAAATAAAATCTCTTCTGGAGCTTACAACTATATAAATAGATTTGAAAATCAACCAAAAACACAATCACAAATGCAATTGAATGTTTGGTATCAGTATCCAGAACCTGTATATGGGGATTTTGTAACTTCGTTGAACCCTGATCAAAGATTGTTTTGGTCAATGCTATCCGACAATATAATCGTTAACCAAAGACTCACGGTGTTTAAGGTCATAGATGACGATAATGTAGACAAACAGTTGCTGCATGCGTTGCTAAATAGTTATTTTGGTCAATTTATGATTAGCCACAGGGTTTGGAAGAGGTCTAGGGGTGCTAGATACAACTAA
- a CDS encoding DNA-methyltransferase has translation MKNRFINSITEGDTLEVMKKIPDSSVDMLLVDLPYGTTQNKWDSLIPLDELWNEYHRIVKINGAMVFTASGLFSAQLMLSNPKEYKYKIIWEKSKATNFLNAKKQPLRKFEEILVFYRKQPTYNPQMRDGEAYDKGIRKNQLTGSYGDFQPIHVKSDGKRYPVDIVYFKTAESEGEVIHPTQKPVELGRYLIRTYSDPGDVVLDNTSGSGSFLVAAIEEGRNFIGIEKNEHSKLFKNKDIDYINTSKARIKTAYNNLSDEEKALIIKQNIFEECDDNATIKS, from the coding sequence ATGAAAAATAGATTTATTAATTCAATAACTGAAGGTGACACACTTGAAGTAATGAAGAAGATTCCCGATTCTTCTGTTGACATGCTTTTAGTAGATTTGCCATATGGAACAACCCAAAATAAATGGGATAGCTTAATTCCATTGGATGAATTGTGGAATGAGTATCATCGTATTGTAAAAATTAATGGAGCAATGGTATTTACTGCATCAGGATTATTTTCAGCACAATTGATGCTGTCTAATCCTAAAGAATATAAGTATAAGATTATTTGGGAAAAATCAAAAGCTACTAATTTTCTAAATGCTAAAAAACAGCCCCTTAGAAAGTTTGAAGAAATTTTGGTTTTTTACAGAAAGCAGCCAACATATAATCCACAAATGAGAGATGGAGAGGCCTATGATAAAGGTATTAGGAAGAACCAATTAACTGGGTCTTATGGCGATTTTCAGCCGATTCACGTTAAAAGTGATGGTAAAAGATATCCGGTTGATATTGTTTATTTTAAAACGGCGGAGTCCGAAGGTGAAGTAATTCATCCAACTCAAAAGCCTGTTGAGTTAGGGCGTTATCTTATCAGAACGTATTCCGATCCAGGGGATGTAGTCTTAGACAATACATCGGGTAGTGGCTCATTCCTTGTTGCAGCTATTGAAGAGGGGAGAAATTTTATTGGAATAGAAAAGAATGAACATTCTAAGTTATTTAAAAATAAGGACATTGACTATATTAACACCTCTAAAGCAAGGATTAAAACAGCGTATAATAATTTATCTGATGAAGAAAAAGCTTTAATTATTAAACAAAACATTTTTGAGGAGTGTGATGATAATGCCACAATTAAAAGCTAA
- a CDS encoding helix-turn-helix domain-containing protein, with protein sequence MGLSYDKLWKLLIDKKMSAADLRKAINVAPNTMTKMRQDQIVSLAVLMKICDELDCDFGDIVSYIQ encoded by the coding sequence ATGGGACTTTCTTATGACAAGTTATGGAAACTGCTCATAGATAAAAAAATGAGTGCTGCAGACTTGCGTAAAGCAATTAATGTAGCACCTAATACAATGACAAAAATGCGACAAGATCAAATTGTGAGTCTTGCCGTTTTAATGAAGATTTGTGATGAACTTGATTGTGACTTTGGAGACATTGTTTCATATATTCAATAG
- a CDS encoding phage NrS-1 polymerase family protein, whose product MDRLFRRSCLFREKWDSMRGRDTYGKVTILKSLKDKKEFYTPVLISNAPKGVLFCSIKFLTFNSQIFPLRFL is encoded by the coding sequence ATTGACCGTCTATTCCGTAGATCATGCTTGTTCCGTGAAAAGTGGGACTCTATGCGTGGTAGAGATACTTATGGCAAGGTCACTATTCTGAAATCACTTAAAGATAAGAAGGAATTCTACACACCTGTGCTTATCTCGAACGCTCCTAAAGGTGTGTTATTTTGCAGTATTAAATTTTTGACATTTAACTCTCAAATATTTCCTCTTCGTTTTCTTTAA
- a CDS encoding single-stranded DNA-binding protein has protein sequence MKISQKKYQNLSKSQNKRRLISIANKVIITGTIYGEMVQNDVGKEDNKMLVNIITRNDYQNREGNFENTFISCVAWNETASFILRNFQSGDPIEIIGSIINESWEKDGIKHYKDRVPIRKVSFVPKQYIKVKENEEEIFES, from the coding sequence ATGAAAATATCGCAAAAGAAATATCAAAATTTATCCAAAAGTCAGAATAAAAGGAGACTAATATCAATAGCAAATAAAGTAATAATTACAGGAACAATCTATGGTGAAATGGTACAAAATGATGTAGGCAAAGAAGACAATAAAATGCTCGTGAACATTATTACTCGAAACGACTATCAAAACAGAGAGGGTAACTTTGAGAATACCTTTATAAGTTGTGTAGCATGGAATGAGACAGCATCATTTATACTAAGAAACTTCCAGTCTGGTGACCCTATAGAAATAATAGGAAGCATCATAAATGAAAGCTGGGAAAAAGACGGAATTAAGCATTATAAAGATCGTGTACCCATCCGAAAAGTTAGCTTCGTTCCAAAACAATATATAAAAGTTAAAGAAAACGAAGAGGAAATATTTGAGAGTTAA
- a CDS encoding TraM recognition domain-containing protein produces MVNIPAIKGMEKYLSLYQGFGITFSLVFQDYTQIKRIYGNNAETILKNADDVDFGKRVSQALGTITVETKSQYNSYRGGYGTSTNHSTSTNLIKRELMTIEEVLKTIKMQSS; encoded by the coding sequence ATCGTAAACATTCCAGCAATAAAGGGTATGGAAAAATACTTATCCCTTTATCAAGGGTTTGGTATTACGTTTTCATTGGTATTTCAAGATTACACTCAAATCAAAAGAATATATGGAAATAATGCAGAAACGATCCTTAAGAATGCTGATGATGTAGACTTTGGTAAACGAGTATCACAAGCGCTCGGTACTATTACTGTAGAAACAAAAAGCCAATATAATTCTTATCGAGGTGGTTATGGTACTAGTACTAATCATTCAACAAGTACAAACCTTATTAAACGAGAGCTGATGACCATTGAAGAAGTATTAAAGACTATAAAGATGCAATCATCATGA